One Thermodesulfovibrionales bacterium genomic window carries:
- a CDS encoding glycosyltransferase family 2 protein encodes MTEDPKIAIIVINWNGRDDTLECLASVRQVDYPHFEVIVVDNGSSDNSVEAIRNAFPEVTVIETRENLGFAGGNNVGMRHALKNRSEYIFLLNNDTVVDSQILKSFIRSSRLLPRDAILSAKIYYYSNPDKIWYAGA; translated from the coding sequence ATGACGGAAGATCCTAAAATAGCTATCATCGTTATTAACTGGAACGGCAGGGATGATACCCTGGAGTGCCTTGCATCGGTTCGGCAGGTTGATTATCCTCATTTCGAAGTCATCGTCGTCGATAACGGGTCCAGTGATAATTCCGTCGAAGCCATTCGAAATGCATTCCCTGAAGTCACGGTCATCGAAACAAGGGAAAACCTCGGTTTTGCCGGTGGAAACAACGTCGGTATGCGGCATGCTCTGAAGAATAGGTCGGAATACATCTTTCTCCTCAATAACGACACGGTCGTAGATTCTCAGATTCTGAAGAGCTTCATTCGTTCATCAAGGCTTCTCCCACGAGACGCTATCCTTTCTGCCAAGATTTATTATTACTCTAACCCGGATAAGATTTGGTACGCTGGCGC
- a CDS encoding lysylphosphatidylglycerol synthase transmembrane domain-containing protein yields the protein MSHSKTFKIILGFAVSGLFLFFAFYKIEFSQFLAAFLNINGVDIALCVLFFGLSCVFRAIMWRITTHQILTVKYTTLFGGIVVGYMANYVLPLRIGEMVRVYYLNKCAGISRMAGLSTVFIERLFDVSSLAVFLLIGIWYGSRGLTPDTVKILFIMIAIIALTAVTLYMISKATNLLPRHGRLLSRSLTYIERFLQPLGQLKQSNTLFLVFLLSISAWTCNYLSILSLTHRMPSLFFEAALVLLLFVNIGFLIPSSPGALGVMQVAFWMALAPFHVVKENALALSFAYQGGIFLFSLLIGLPYFLRANLRLGQVLKTS from the coding sequence ATGTCTCATTCAAAAACGTTCAAGATCATCCTTGGATTCGCTGTCAGCGGCCTCTTTCTTTTCTTCGCTTTCTATAAAATCGAGTTCTCGCAGTTTCTGGCGGCTTTCCTCAACATCAATGGCGTTGACATCGCTCTCTGCGTCCTCTTCTTCGGCTTGAGTTGTGTGTTCCGGGCGATTATGTGGCGAATCACGACGCACCAGATCCTGACGGTAAAATATACCACGCTTTTCGGCGGCATCGTTGTCGGCTACATGGCAAACTACGTCCTTCCTTTGCGCATCGGCGAAATGGTCCGTGTCTATTATCTGAACAAATGCGCAGGTATCTCTCGTATGGCAGGGCTCTCAACGGTCTTCATAGAAAGGCTCTTTGATGTCTCTTCCCTGGCTGTCTTTCTCCTCATCGGGATATGGTATGGAAGCAGAGGTCTTACACCCGACACCGTCAAGATACTTTTCATTATGATAGCGATCATCGCGCTGACGGCGGTCACGTTGTACATGATTTCGAAGGCGACAAATCTCCTGCCGAGGCATGGCAGGCTGTTATCCCGGTCCCTGACTTATATCGAGAGGTTTTTGCAGCCCCTCGGCCAATTGAAACAGTCCAATACACTCTTCCTGGTATTCCTGCTCAGTATCTCCGCATGGACATGCAATTACCTGTCTATCCTCTCTCTCACGCACCGGATGCCGTCTCTTTTTTTTGAGGCTGCCCTTGTGCTCCTCCTTTTTGTGAATATCGGCTTTCTCATCCCCTCTTCGCCCGGCGCGCTCGGTGTTATGCAAGTTGCATTTTGGATGGCATTGGCGCCCTTTCATGTCGTCAAAGAGAATGCCCTGGCACTCTCCTTTGCATACCAGGGGGGTATCTTCCTCTTTTCTCTCCTCATCGGTCTCCCCTATTTCCTGAGAGCCAATTTACGATTGGGACAGGTTCTGAAGACATCATGA
- a CDS encoding glycosyltransferase family 2 protein: protein MKLSIVIPCYNEVQTIADIVGAVTKSPYENKEIVIVDDFSTDGTREVLKSTIKPLVDKIVYHDRNKGKGAALRTGIAAASGDVVIIQDADLEYDPNEIPKVIQPILDGKADVVYGSRFMGGDPHRVVYYWHMVGNKILTGLSNMFTNLNLTDMETCYKAFRREIIQSIRIEEDRFGFEPEVTAKIAKLRCRIYEVGIPYYGRTYEQGKKIGWKDGVSALRCIVKYNLFR, encoded by the coding sequence ATGAAACTGAGTATCGTTATACCTTGTTACAACGAAGTCCAGACGATAGCAGACATTGTCGGCGCTGTGACAAAGTCGCCTTACGAGAACAAGGAGATCGTTATCGTCGATGATTTTTCGACGGACGGGACCAGGGAAGTGTTGAAGAGCACGATTAAACCCCTCGTCGATAAAATCGTATATCACGACAGGAATAAGGGGAAGGGCGCTGCTCTGAGGACGGGCATCGCTGCGGCAAGCGGAGATGTCGTGATAATCCAGGATGCGGATCTGGAATACGACCCCAACGAAATTCCCAAGGTCATTCAGCCGATTCTGGACGGAAAAGCTGATGTCGTATACGGTTCGAGGTTCATGGGAGGCGACCCTCACCGCGTGGTCTACTATTGGCATATGGTGGGAAACAAGATCCTGACCGGCCTGTCAAACATGTTTACGAATCTGAATCTGACGGATATGGAAACGTGCTACAAGGCCTTCAGGAGGGAAATCATCCAGTCCATCAGAATTGAGGAGGACAGGTTCGGATTTGAGCCTGAGGTGACGGCAAAGATCGCAAAGCTGAGATGCAGGATATACGAGGTCGGCATCCCCTATTACGGCAGGACCTATGAGCAGGGCAAGAAGATAGGCTGGAAAGATGGCGTTTCGGCCCTGAGATGTATCGTGAAATACAATCTCTTCAGATAA